The genomic segment GAATCGGGCCGTATCGAGGGAATACGCGGGTTTAATCCGACGTGAAGGTTCGGCGACCGGTCGCCTCTCGTGGGGGAGGGGTCCGTTTGCGGGGGACCAATCGAGGCGAACGGCCGGGCGCGGAGTCGGTTGGCGGCGCGCCGGGAGCGCGTTCGTCAAGAAATGTTCGAACTGTAACAATATGGCGTCCGGTCCACGTGGGAAGTGAGCACGACGGGTCGCGGTGGCCCGGGTGCGACAGGAGACAACTACGACAATGCAACGACGAAAGTATCTGGCCGCGTTGGGATCGCTTGCCGCCGGTGGGGCGGCGATGACTGGGACTGGGGCGTTCGCATCCGTTCGAGCAGAACGGAATCTGAATGTTAGCACTGCTGGGGATCTCAGTGCCTACCTAGGTCTCAAACCGACTAGCGAATACACAAATCTCGATAATGGGAAACTCAATATTGAATTTTCAGGAGGTAACGGGGAAGGTGGACAGGGCCTGAATAAGAACGCAGATACTCTGTTCGCGAACGTATTCAAAATCGTTAATCAGGGTACGAATACAATAAGAGTCCAACTTGGCGATGATGATGACCAGAGTTCATTAATTGGATCGCTTCCGGACGGACCAATGGCCGTATTCTACTCATTTAGCGGTCTCAGCTCGCCGAATGTGTCGAATTTCACGCCCTTTGACGCAAGTCCGGCCCCCAGTTACTACCCCAGTTCAGACGTTACTAATCAAGATCTGTCACCGGGTGATGAAATGTATGTTCACATGGGGTTCTACCTAAACGCCGATACTCAAGAACTGGGCGGTGCCTCGACCAATATCGTTGATGTTCCCGACGATATCGGGATTTATGCTGATTCGACGCCTGATTCAGACGGATTATAGAAGTCGAACTCACTACCCGCATATTTTAATTGGATAGCCGTCGAGGAGAAGAACTGCCAATTACGCAGAGATCACACCATCGATAACTACAAAGATAGATGAACTATCGTAAAATATTTGTAATTTTCTAAATCGATGAATGTAAACCAGATATTTCACGACAGCTTGAAACTTCTTGCTCTCTGCTTGATACTCGCTCTCCTCGTCGGCGCCGCCCTCGGCCAACCAGTCCTCCTCGGCTACGTCGAAACCGGCTCCATGTCCCCGACGATGGAACCGGGCGACGGCTTCGTCGCCGTCCCCTCCGCCCTCACCGACGAACCCGAGGCGGGCGACGTCGTCGTCTTCCGCGCGGAGGAGATACAGGGCGGCGGCCTGACCACCCACCGAATCGTCGGGGAGACGCCACAGGGATACGTCACCAGAGGCGACGCGAACCCGTTCACCGACCAGGACGGCGACGAACCGCCGGTGAAAGAGGCGCAGATAGTCGCCGAGGCGTGGCAGGTGGGCGGGAACGTCGTCGTGATTCCGCAGTTGGGCACCGCAGTGACGGGAATCCGCGGCGCCGTCGAGACGGTGCAACGGACCGTCTCCTCGCTACTGGGGACGCGCGCCCTCCTCGGCCCGCAGGGACTCGCGTACCTGTTCTTCGGCGCGACGGCCCTCTACTACCTCGTCGGCGAACTCCGCGGCGACGGGCGGGAGCGTCGGCGTCGGGAGACGAACCGCGACGGGGGTATCGACCCGCGCCTGTTCGCCCTCGGCTTCACCCTCCTCCTCGTCGGCGGCGCGACGGCGGCGATGGTCGGACCGGCGGGCACACAGCAGTACGGCGTCGTCAGCGCGGAGTTCGACTCCGAGCGACCGACGGTGATTCCGGCGGGCACGTCCGCGAACGTCACCTACGCCGTCGGCAACGGCGGGTCCGTCCCCGTCCACGTCTTCCTCGAACCCGCCAGCGAAGGCGTGGCCGTCCACCCCGAGGAACTGACCGTCGACGGCCGGCGCGTCGCCAACGCCACGGTGACGCTGTCGGCGCCGCCGCAGACGGGGTACTACCGCCGGTTCGTCACTGAACACCGCTACCTCGCGGTGCTTCCCCACTCCGTGACGGAGTCGCTCTACCGGGTCCACCCGTGGGCACCAATCGTCGCCATCGACGCTCTCCTCGGCGTGCCGTTCTACCTCCTCGCAGTCGCTCTCGTCGGCACTGGACGAGTGCGGAGTCGGAGTCGGAACCGAGCGGTGCCGATGCGGCGGCGGATTCGACGGGCGGTGCGGGGCCTGTACGCCCGCGAGTGACCGGCGCGCTCCAACGTCACGCCTGTAACGAGACCTGAAACTACGTTACCCACGACGTTACTATCGTGTTACTCTCTCGACAGACGAGCGATGTCTGACTGGGAGATTCGGGCACGGGGAGTGATAACAGGCAACTTCGCGCTGGTGGTCGGGTGTATGCTCGTCCTCGCCGCGGCGGGCGGGTGGGTGACGTACGCGACTCACGTCGACCCGGGGACGCACGTCGAGGAGCGTCCGGGAGCGTGGTGGGAGACGACGGCCGAGTTCGGCCACGCCGCGACGGTCACAGAACCGAACCCGGTGTACCCCGTCGGCGCCACGCTGACGGACCGGTCGGCGTACTACGGTGCCATCGCGCCGCGACTCGACGGCAACTTCACGTACGGGTACGCCGCCAGCGAGGGCGGGTCGCTGACCCTCCGCGTCGACGCGGACGTGGTGTTGCAGGCCGTCGAGCGGAACCAATCCGGGGCGGTCCAGACGCGGTACTGGCAACGGACGCGGAACCTCGGCGAGTCGGAGGCGCGCGGCGTCGCACCCGGCGAGTCCGTCCGCGTCCCGTTCTCGTTCAACGCCACCGAACTCGCACGCGAGACGGACCGGATAGACGAGGAACTGGGGGCGTCACTGGGCGAAACCGAAGCGCTCGTTCGCACCACCGTCACGCTCACGGGGACGGTGAACGGGGAGTCCGTCGACCGGACCGAGCGGTACGCCCTGCCCGTCGGACTGGGGAACGCGTACACCGTCGAGGACCCGGGGCCGACGACCGACCGGCACGCGCCGACCCGGACGGTCACCGTGCCGAACCGGTACGGACCGGTGCGGCAACTCGGGGGGCCGGTGCTCCTCGGCGTCGGACTGGGCGGCGCCGTCGGACTCGTCTGGGCGCGCCGGCGGGGCCGTCTGGCGCCGCCGACGCCGGCCGAGACGGAACGGCTCTCGTTCCGCGAGGCCCGGTCGGAGTTCGACGAGTGGATTCACGCCATCGACCTGCCCGCCTCGGCGTTCGAACGCCCCCGCGCGGAGGCCGAGTCGCTCGCGGACCTCGTCGACTTCGCCATCGACACGAACAGCAGCGTCGTCGAGGACGCCGAGGCGGGGACGTACTACGTCCTCCACGACGGCTACCTCTACACGTACGCCCCGCCGGCGTTCGACCGTCCGGACGACGGCACCGGTGACGGCGAGAGCGGCGGTGCGAACGGCGACGGTGACGGGGAGAGTGACGCGATGGACGGCGGAGAGCGCCGACCGGACGACGCCTCCGAGTCGGCGACGGCCGCGTCGGCGGACGGAGAACGGTCGCCGTAGCGCGTCAGACGTCGTTCGCGTCGCGGAGCGTGAACGCGCCCTCGTACAGGGCCGTCCCGACGACGGCGGCGGCCGCGCCCGCCTCCTTCAGCGCCCGGACGTCGGAGAGCGAGGCGACGCCGCCGGAGGCGACGACGGGGATGTCGACGGCGTCGACGACGCGGCGGGTCACGTCCGTCTGGACTCCCTCTAGCTTCCCCTCCACGTCCACGTCGGTGAACAGAATCGCGCCCGCGCCGAGTTCCTCGTAGCGCGCCGCGGCCTCTGCGGGGTCCAGTCCCGTCCCCTCGGTCCACCCGGAGACGACGACTTCGCCGTCCCGCGCGTCGAGGCTCACCATCACGGAGCCGGGGTGCGTCTCGCTTATCTCGGCGACCACGTCCGGGTTCTCCACGGCGGCCGTCCCGAGGATGACGCGTTCGACGCCGAGTTCGAGGAGTTCGCGGGCGTCCGCGGCCGTCCGGATGCCGCCGCCCAACTGGACGGGCACGTCGACGGCGGCGACGACGGCTTCGACGGCGTCGGCGTTCTGGCGTTCGCCCTCGAACGCGCCGTCCAAGTCGACCAGGTGGAGCGTGGACGCGCCCTCGTCCACCCAGCGTTCGGCGGCCGCGACGGGGTCGCCGTACCGTTTCTCCGTGCCGCGTTCGCCCTGCACCAACTGGACGACTTCGCCGTCCTGCATGTCTACCGCCGGAATCACCTCGAACGTCGGGAACGCCTCTGACATGCGAGAGCGTGGGCGCCCGGCGCGCCTAAAGTCACCGAAGGCGGCGGGGCGGGGGCGGTGACGGCGACGGCGGCGGGAAGTGGGTGGTGACGGCGACGGCGGCGGGAAGGGGCGGTGACGGCGGACCGAGCGGAGTCGAACGACGGACGGCGACGAGTCGGACGCGACGGGTGCGAACGAAACCCGCCGGAGGGTACGATTCGCAACCGCTTTGATGCCGGGCGAATCAGCAACTGGTAATGAAACTGTTCGGTTCGAGCGGGACCCGTGGCGTCGTGGGGGACGGCCTCACGCCCGAGTTCGTCCTGCGCGTCGCCAAAGCGGCCGGGACGGTCTGGGGGTCGGACCGTGCGGTGGTCGCGCGCGACACGCGAACGACCGGGGAGATGTTCTCGAACGCCGCCGCGAGCGGTCTCACCAGCG from the Halogeometricum rufum genome contains:
- a CDS encoding DUF5305 domain-containing protein — its product is MLVLAAAGGWVTYATHVDPGTHVEERPGAWWETTAEFGHAATVTEPNPVYPVGATLTDRSAYYGAIAPRLDGNFTYGYAASEGGSLTLRVDADVVLQAVERNQSGAVQTRYWQRTRNLGESEARGVAPGESVRVPFSFNATELARETDRIDEELGASLGETEALVRTTVTLTGTVNGESVDRTERYALPVGLGNAYTVEDPGPTTDRHAPTRTVTVPNRYGPVRQLGGPVLLGVGLGGAVGLVWARRRGRLAPPTPAETERLSFREARSEFDEWIHAIDLPASAFERPRAEAESLADLVDFAIDTNSSVVEDAEAGTYYVLHDGYLYTYAPPAFDRPDDGTGDGESGGANGDGDGESDAMDGGERRPDDASESATAASADGERSP
- the hisA gene encoding 1-(5-phosphoribosyl)-5-[(5-phosphoribosylamino)methylideneamino]imidazole-4-carboxamide isomerase → MSEAFPTFEVIPAVDMQDGEVVQLVQGERGTEKRYGDPVAAAERWVDEGASTLHLVDLDGAFEGERQNADAVEAVVAAVDVPVQLGGGIRTAADARELLELGVERVILGTAAVENPDVVAEISETHPGSVMVSLDARDGEVVVSGWTEGTGLDPAEAAARYEELGAGAILFTDVDVEGKLEGVQTDVTRRVVDAVDIPVVASGGVASLSDVRALKEAGAAAAVVGTALYEGAFTLRDANDV
- a CDS encoding DUF1102 domain-containing protein; its protein translation is MQRRKYLAALGSLAAGGAAMTGTGAFASVRAERNLNVSTAGDLSAYLGLKPTSEYTNLDNGKLNIEFSGGNGEGGQGLNKNADTLFANVFKIVNQGTNTIRVQLGDDDDQSSLIGSLPDGPMAVFYSFSGLSSPNVSNFTPFDASPAPSYYPSSDVTNQDLSPGDEMYVHMGFYLNADTQELGGASTNIVDVPDDIGIYADSTPDSDGL
- a CDS encoding signal peptidase I, producing the protein MNVNQIFHDSLKLLALCLILALLVGAALGQPVLLGYVETGSMSPTMEPGDGFVAVPSALTDEPEAGDVVVFRAEEIQGGGLTTHRIVGETPQGYVTRGDANPFTDQDGDEPPVKEAQIVAEAWQVGGNVVVIPQLGTAVTGIRGAVETVQRTVSSLLGTRALLGPQGLAYLFFGATALYYLVGELRGDGRERRRRETNRDGGIDPRLFALGFTLLLVGGATAAMVGPAGTQQYGVVSAEFDSERPTVIPAGTSANVTYAVGNGGSVPVHVFLEPASEGVAVHPEELTVDGRRVANATVTLSAPPQTGYYRRFVTEHRYLAVLPHSVTESLYRVHPWAPIVAIDALLGVPFYLLAVALVGTGRVRSRSRNRAVPMRRRIRRAVRGLYARE